A window from Lactiplantibacillus pentosus encodes these proteins:
- a CDS encoding aldo/keto reductase, whose product MTALTKLTDTYTLNNGTKIPIVGFGTWQTPDGQVAYDSVLAALKAGYRHIDTAAAYGNEESVGKAIADSGVAREDLFVTTKLWNADHGYEAAKQALDTSLEKLGLDYVDLYLIHWPNPAAMCDNWEQLNADTWRAMEEAYTARKARAIGVSNFRPKHLDALLKTAKVVPAVNQIFLNPSDMQDEVVAYNREHGILSEAYSPLGTGKIFSIPELKDLADKYGKSVAQVVLRWSLQHDFLPLPKSVHADRIQQNTELFDFEISDEDMKVIDGFHGVAGLANDPDKVNF is encoded by the coding sequence ATGACAGCATTGACCAAACTTACCGATACGTACACCTTGAACAATGGGACTAAGATTCCAATCGTTGGTTTTGGAACTTGGCAGACACCAGATGGTCAGGTCGCTTATGATTCCGTATTAGCCGCATTAAAGGCTGGCTACCGGCACATTGATACGGCCGCGGCTTATGGCAACGAGGAAAGTGTTGGCAAGGCAATCGCTGATAGCGGCGTTGCCCGTGAAGACCTCTTCGTGACGACTAAGTTATGGAATGCGGACCACGGCTATGAGGCCGCTAAGCAAGCACTCGATACGTCGCTTGAAAAGTTAGGGTTAGACTACGTGGACTTATATTTGATTCACTGGCCAAATCCAGCTGCAATGTGTGACAATTGGGAACAATTAAACGCGGACACTTGGCGTGCAATGGAAGAAGCTTACACGGCACGGAAAGCCCGGGCAATTGGGGTTTCTAACTTCCGTCCTAAGCACTTAGATGCACTGCTTAAGACTGCCAAAGTCGTTCCTGCCGTTAACCAAATCTTCTTGAACCCAAGTGACATGCAGGATGAAGTCGTGGCTTACAACCGCGAACATGGCATTTTGTCAGAAGCCTACAGTCCATTAGGTACTGGTAAGATCTTCAGTATTCCTGAATTAAAGGATTTGGCTGACAAGTATGGTAAGAGCGTTGCTCAAGTTGTGTTACGGTGGTCATTACAACACGACTTCTTACCATTACCAAAGTCAGTGCATGCTGATCGGATTCAACAAAACACCGAACTATTTGATTTTGAAATCAGTGATGAAGATATGAAGGTCATCGATGGCTTCCACGGCGTCGCTGGACTTGCTAACGACCCTGATAAGGTCAACTTCTAA
- a CDS encoding threonine/serine exporter family protein, which translates to MRDTAVMLKATLLAGAILLENGAEIKRVEDTMQRIATNAGHPDAQVFVLLTGITVSLPDDATSEVRAIHNRGMDLEKVDQVNTLSRQFANHEIDLAEFFAALERVNQAVPTFPFSWLCLAAVVVSVPLMVAFTGQTAPADLITCGLAGLAGFAAFYWINRVGSIRFLSEFVGAFIIGLITLVGFYLTNGHYHPDAIIIGAVMPLVPGVAITNAVRDTMTGNLLSGPARAVEAVLSACAIGVGIALTSFFY; encoded by the coding sequence ATGCGCGATACGGCAGTTATGTTAAAAGCCACACTACTAGCTGGCGCCATTTTACTAGAAAATGGGGCTGAAATCAAACGAGTTGAAGATACGATGCAGCGGATCGCCACTAATGCCGGCCATCCGGATGCGCAGGTCTTCGTATTATTAACCGGCATCACCGTTTCCTTGCCAGATGATGCGACGAGTGAAGTCCGTGCCATTCATAACCGGGGCATGGATCTCGAAAAAGTGGACCAGGTCAACACCCTATCTCGACAATTCGCTAATCATGAGATTGATTTAGCTGAATTTTTTGCGGCATTGGAACGCGTCAATCAAGCTGTACCGACCTTCCCATTCAGCTGGCTATGCCTGGCTGCCGTTGTCGTCAGCGTGCCGTTGATGGTGGCCTTCACCGGACAAACGGCCCCGGCCGACTTGATTACTTGCGGCTTGGCCGGACTCGCGGGCTTTGCGGCCTTCTATTGGATCAATCGAGTGGGCTCGATTCGCTTCCTCAGTGAATTTGTCGGCGCGTTCATTATTGGCCTGATTACCTTAGTTGGCTTTTATCTCACTAACGGCCACTATCATCCGGATGCCATCATTATCGGCGCCGTGATGCCGCTAGTCCCGGGAGTCGCCATCACGAATGCCGTGCGCGACACAATGACGGGGAACTTACTGAGCGGCCCCGCCCGCGCTGTCGAAGCCGTCTTGTCGGCCTGCGCAATTGGAGTCGGCATCGCACTGACTTCATTTTTCTATTAA
- a CDS encoding threonine/serine exporter family protein, translating into MAHWLFTTGLLQIILAYLATAGFGVLLNIPRRAVNLSGWVGAAGWFTYEVLYHLLPLGVDAKLAIGNLVAAIVIGVASGMAARYKRMPMIIFNIPSLVPLVPGGQSYRVVRNLVTGHSDLAYQYFVQVVIIAGVIAIGFLVAEFINRLTLHFA; encoded by the coding sequence ATGGCACACTGGCTTTTCACAACTGGATTGTTACAAATTATCTTAGCGTATCTCGCCACGGCCGGCTTTGGCGTGCTGCTCAACATTCCGCGGCGCGCCGTCAACCTCAGTGGTTGGGTCGGCGCTGCTGGCTGGTTCACGTATGAAGTACTCTATCATCTGCTGCCACTGGGCGTTGATGCCAAACTCGCCATCGGGAACCTCGTCGCAGCCATCGTGATTGGGGTCGCCAGCGGGATGGCTGCCCGCTATAAGCGAATGCCGATGATCATCTTTAACATTCCTAGTCTGGTACCACTGGTTCCTGGTGGTCAGTCTTACCGGGTCGTCCGCAACCTCGTGACGGGCCATTCGGACTTAGCTTACCAGTACTTCGTTCAAGTCGTCATTATCGCGGGCGTAATTGCGATCGGCTTTCTGGTCGCCGAATTCATCAACCGCCTGACCTTACATTTCGCTTAA
- a CDS encoding YxeA family protein codes for MNPKSYHFIEWCLAALLTMMILINIGWGIFRYGGTYYYMKITRPTGTYPITLPVNVSATGYQYQGLATNSKGEKRTIRFQTVAADPAPFKRGQIVRITYNQRYGVTNYKLVHARP; via the coding sequence ATGAACCCTAAATCGTATCACTTTATCGAATGGTGCTTAGCCGCATTGCTAACCATGATGATTCTCATCAATATTGGTTGGGGGATTTTTCGCTACGGCGGGACTTACTACTACATGAAAATAACGCGTCCCACTGGCACTTATCCCATCACGCTCCCGGTCAACGTCTCAGCTACCGGGTACCAGTATCAAGGATTAGCAACTAATTCCAAGGGCGAAAAAAGAACGATTCGTTTCCAGACGGTCGCTGCAGACCCAGCACCGTTTAAACGCGGGCAAATCGTCAGAATCACCTACAATCAAAGATATGGCGTCACCAACTATAAATTAGTGCACGCACGGCCTTAG
- a CDS encoding AbrB/MazE/SpoVT family DNA-binding domain-containing protein — MVLSTKIVKLGNSQGIRLPKSLLKEIGIVNPINTPVQVSVADGKIVISPQAETSRLMQRFAGFDLDDYFDNSHQVEDDWGDPVGKERL; from the coding sequence ATGGTATTATCCACGAAAATTGTCAAATTAGGCAACTCGCAGGGCATTCGACTGCCAAAGTCACTCCTTAAAGAAATTGGAATCGTTAACCCAATTAATACGCCAGTTCAAGTTTCTGTAGCGGATGGTAAAATTGTCATTTCGCCACAAGCGGAAACGTCAAGGCTGATGCAACGCTTTGCTGGCTTTGATTTAGACGACTATTTTGATAATTCTCATCAAGTCGAAGATGATTGGGGCGATCCAGTGGGAAAAGAGCGGTTATAA